The Kaistella daneshvariae genomic sequence ATCGTGGGAACCTGTCCGAACTGTGGTAACGAAAATGCCTACGGCGACCAGTGCGAAAAATGCGGCTCTACCCTTTCGCCTTCGGAACTGATCAATCCAAAATCCATGTTGAGCGGGAATGTTCCCGTTTTAAAGGAAACCAAAAACTGGTATCTCCCTTTAAACGATTACGAAGATTTCCTAAACAAATGGATTATCGAAGGTCATAAAGATGACTGGAAACCCAATGTGTACGGTCAGGTAAAATCATGGTTGAGCGATGGGCTGAAACCGCGCGCGATGACGCGCGACCTGAACTGGGGCGTGCCCGTTCCACTTCCAAATGCGGAAGGAAAAGTGCTTTACGTCTGGTTCGATGCTCCGATCGGCTATATATCTTTCACCCAGGAATGGGCTGAAAAAACCGGCAAAAACTGGAAAGATTTCTGGCAAAGCGACAATTCAGATTTGATTCATTTTATCGGAAAAGATAATATCGTCTTCCACTGCATTATTTTCCCGGCAATGATGAAAGCGCATGGCGACTACAAAATGCCGACTAATGTTCCGGCTTTTGAATTTTTAAATTTAGAAAACGACAAAATTTCGACTTCCCGAAACTGGGCGGTTTGGGCGCATGAATACGTGGATGAATTTCCGGGTCAGCAGGATGTTTTGCGTTACGCGCTTCTTTCTTCTGCACCGGAAACCAAAGACAATAATTTTACCTGGAAAGATTTCCAGACTAAAAATAACTCCGAATTGGTCGGAATTTTTGGAAACTTCATCAACCGCGTTGCCGTTTTAATTCATAAATACTACGATGGAATTGTACCTGCAGGTGATGAAAATGCGCCGGAACTGAACGAAATCAGCAAAGCCGCAACCGAAGTGGAAATTTTTCTGGAGAATTTTGAATTCCGAAATGCTTTGGCTGCAATGATGAATTTAGCGCGTTTTGGAAACCAATATCTGCAAATCGCAGAACCGTGGAAAACCATCAAAGATAACCCTGAAAAAGCGGCAAATTCCTTATTTGTTGCAGCGCAAATCGCTGCAGGTTTAGCACAAATCTGCGAACCGTTTTTACCGTTCAGCGCGGAAAAATTGCAAAAAATGTTCAATATGCAGCAAGTAAACTGGCAGGAAATTAAAAGCCACAAAGTGCTGTTGAAAACCGGACATCAGCTAAATCCGGCAGAATTACTATTTTCTAAAATCGAAGACGAAACCATAGAATTTCAAATTCAGAAATTAGAAAACACGAAAGAATCCA encodes the following:
- the metG gene encoding methionine--tRNA ligase produces the protein MSDRKMITAALPYANGPVHIGHLAGVYIPADVYARFNRRLGKDVAFICGSDEHGIPITIRAKKEGVTPQDIVDKYHEIIKKSFSDLGISFDEYSRTTSAKHKLVSQDFFTTLYKKDKFLEETSEQYFDEQANEFLADRYIVGTCPNCGNENAYGDQCEKCGSTLSPSELINPKSMLSGNVPVLKETKNWYLPLNDYEDFLNKWIIEGHKDDWKPNVYGQVKSWLSDGLKPRAMTRDLNWGVPVPLPNAEGKVLYVWFDAPIGYISFTQEWAEKTGKNWKDFWQSDNSDLIHFIGKDNIVFHCIIFPAMMKAHGDYKMPTNVPAFEFLNLENDKISTSRNWAVWAHEYVDEFPGQQDVLRYALLSSAPETKDNNFTWKDFQTKNNSELVGIFGNFINRVAVLIHKYYDGIVPAGDENAPELNEISKAATEVEIFLENFEFRNALAAMMNLARFGNQYLQIAEPWKTIKDNPEKAANSLFVAAQIAAGLAQICEPFLPFSAEKLQKMFNMQQVNWQEIKSHKVLLKTGHQLNPAELLFSKIEDETIEFQIQKLENTKESNKKTNPKANPMKDEIQFDDFTKIDLRTATILTAEKVEKADKLLKFSVDTGVDVRTVVSGVAESFTPEECVGKQVMILLNLAPRKIRGIESQGMLLLTNNSEGKLVFVTPEQKVENGVEIG